One window of Flavobacterium ammonificans genomic DNA carries:
- a CDS encoding KUP/HAK/KT family potassium transporter translates to MSVAHKDLHSKLTLGGLLVSLGIIYGDIGTSPLYVMKAILGNHIIDANIVLGGISCVFWTLTLQTTIKYVLITLSADNHGEGGIFALYALVKKTKIRWLIVPAIIGGSALLADGIITPPISVSSAVEGVRTFYPEINTIPIVIGILFILFTIQQFGTKLVGKFFAPMMLIWFSMLAILGGIQIFKHVEVLQAINPYYAYKLLSIHPDGFFVLGFVFLCTTGAEALYSDMGHCGRKNIRISWIFVKTALVLNYFGQGAYLIHHEGETLQSLGGKNGNPFYLIMADWFQPIGIVVATLAAVIASQALISGSFTLINEAMRLNFWPKVKIKYPTELKGQLYIPSINWLLFVGCVGIVLHFEESSNMEHAYGLAIILCMIMTTLLLNYFLIMKRVKWYLYVPLIAIYLAIEFSFLSANITKFAEGGYVTLLIAITLISIMTIWYVAKKINKAYTKIVKIEDYKKVLSELSADLSIPKYATHLVYMTNAGRIDEIEEKVMYSILQKRPKRADLYWFVHVNILTEPYKTEYKVTEILKDDIYRVDFNLGFREPTKINLMFREVLKDMVKNGEVDITSRYESLNKNNILGDFKFVLSEKFLSNDSDLLWHEKLVMNSYFFIKKLSLSEERAFGLDSSSVKIEKFPLVLHAPENIGLTRLK, encoded by the coding sequence ATGAGCGTAGCGCACAAAGATCTGCACAGTAAATTAACACTTGGCGGATTATTAGTTTCATTGGGAATTATTTATGGTGACATTGGAACTTCCCCATTATATGTAATGAAAGCCATTCTTGGAAATCATATTATTGATGCCAACATTGTTTTAGGAGGAATATCTTGTGTTTTCTGGACACTTACCTTACAAACTACAATCAAATACGTACTAATCACATTAAGCGCTGATAATCATGGCGAGGGTGGAATTTTTGCTTTGTACGCTTTGGTCAAAAAAACAAAAATCAGATGGCTCATAGTCCCTGCTATAATTGGGGGAAGCGCATTATTAGCTGATGGAATTATCACACCTCCTATCTCGGTATCATCTGCAGTTGAAGGAGTTAGAACATTTTACCCAGAAATCAATACAATCCCAATTGTTATTGGCATTTTATTTATTCTTTTTACCATACAACAATTTGGAACCAAATTAGTTGGAAAGTTTTTTGCACCAATGATGTTAATTTGGTTTAGCATGTTAGCTATTTTGGGGGGAATTCAAATTTTTAAGCACGTTGAAGTTCTTCAAGCCATTAATCCTTACTATGCTTATAAGTTATTATCCATTCACCCAGACGGTTTTTTTGTTCTTGGGTTTGTATTTCTATGTACAACTGGAGCTGAAGCATTGTATTCAGACATGGGGCATTGCGGAAGAAAGAATATCCGAATCAGTTGGATTTTTGTTAAAACTGCTTTAGTTCTTAATTATTTTGGTCAAGGGGCTTATTTAATTCATCACGAAGGAGAAACTCTTCAAAGTCTGGGTGGAAAAAATGGAAATCCTTTCTATTTAATTATGGCTGATTGGTTCCAACCCATAGGAATTGTAGTCGCTACATTGGCAGCTGTAATTGCATCACAAGCTTTAATTAGTGGTTCGTTTACCTTAATTAATGAGGCCATGCGTTTGAACTTCTGGCCTAAAGTGAAGATCAAATACCCTACGGAATTAAAAGGACAACTCTACATTCCTTCTATCAACTGGTTGTTGTTTGTAGGTTGTGTTGGAATCGTGTTGCATTTTGAGGAATCAAGTAATATGGAACATGCCTATGGATTAGCCATTATTTTATGTATGATAATGACGACATTACTTTTAAATTATTTCTTAATAATGAAAAGGGTGAAATGGTATTTATATGTTCCATTAATTGCGATTTATTTAGCAATTGAATTCAGTTTTCTATCGGCTAACATAACAAAATTTGCAGAAGGAGGTTATGTAACACTATTAATTGCAATTACTCTTATTTCAATTATGACGATCTGGTATGTGGCTAAAAAAATTAATAAAGCCTATACTAAAATTGTGAAAATTGAAGATTATAAAAAAGTGCTTAGTGAGTTAAGTGCTGATTTATCTATCCCGAAATACGCAACTCATTTAGTATATATGACTAATGCGGGAAGAATCGATGAAATAGAAGAAAAAGTAATGTATTCTATTCTTCAAAAAAGACCAAAAAGAGCTGATTTGTATTGGTTTGTTCATGTCAATATACTTACAGAACCGTACAAAACTGAATACAAGGTAACAGAAATTTTAAAAGATGATATCTATCGAGTTGATTTCAACTTAGGTTTTAGAGAACCAACTAAGATCAATTTAATGTTCCGAGAGGTTTTGAAGGATATGGTTAAAAATGGAGAAGTAGATATTACTAGCCGTTACGAATCATTGAATAAAAACAATATCCTCGGAGACTTTAAGTTTGTATTGTCTGAGAAATTCTTATCTAATGATAGCGATTTATTATGGCATGAAAAATTAGTAATGAATTCCTATTTCTTTATCAAAAAACTAAGTTTATCTGAAGAAAGAGCATTTGGATTAGATAGTAGTTCTGTGAAAATTGAAAAATTCCCATTAGTACTTCATGCACCAGAAAATATAGGATTAACAAGACTAAAATAA
- a CDS encoding aromatic amino acid hydroxylase — MKSFNDFNNIQVAGLPSHLKQFIVDQNYDTYTPIDHAVWRYVMRQNYSYLKNVAYYPYIKGLEIAGLSIESIPDLQKMNDNLGKIGWGAVTVDGFIPPAAFMEFQAYHVLVIAADIRQINHIEYTPAPDIIHESAGHAPIIADAEYSSYLSYFGSIGSKAMFSKKDFELYEAIRELSILKEALDSTPEEIELVENKLQTISQNMGEPSEMALLSRLHWWTVEYGLIGTLEDPKIYGAGLLSSIGESATCMSKDVPKLLYDSNAIHYSYDITKPQPQLFVTPNFQNLMDVLEDFANSMAFRTGGWSGISKAIECQNTCTAVYSSGLQVTGVFSLFYRDHNNNLSFIKTEGPTSLACNDAELPNQGSDYHAAGFSSPVGKLNSLEVSLEDASQEDLEKLHIAIGSFAQLVFESGIQVSGTVLNILKNGDKIILISFENCTVLDQDLKVLFLPEWGIYDMAVGEKIVSVFNGVADKSKCVIQESVTTQKSNNLCFSAEELRLQAIYATIRQIREKQEEFAKLPELAQEIMEVYPHDWLSLLEIYEIAKTADFDHSFSTDLRNHLNTKIKENPNFSKLISDGLMVIETLS; from the coding sequence ATGAAAAGCTTTAATGATTTTAATAATATTCAGGTGGCGGGTTTGCCCTCACATTTGAAGCAATTTATTGTTGATCAAAATTACGATACGTATACTCCGATAGATCATGCTGTATGGCGTTATGTAATGCGTCAAAACTACAGTTATTTAAAAAATGTCGCTTATTATCCATACATTAAAGGTCTTGAAATTGCTGGATTAAGTATAGAGTCTATTCCTGATTTGCAAAAAATGAATGACAATTTGGGCAAGATTGGATGGGGTGCTGTTACTGTTGACGGATTTATTCCTCCAGCGGCCTTTATGGAATTTCAAGCTTATCATGTTTTAGTTATTGCTGCAGATATTAGACAGATTAATCATATTGAATATACTCCAGCACCCGATATTATTCACGAAAGCGCTGGACATGCTCCAATTATTGCTGATGCAGAATACAGTTCATATTTAAGTTATTTTGGTTCTATTGGTTCCAAGGCCATGTTTTCCAAAAAAGATTTTGAATTGTATGAAGCAATTAGAGAGCTGTCTATTTTAAAAGAAGCTTTAGATTCTACTCCAGAAGAAATTGAGCTTGTAGAAAATAAACTTCAGACCATTTCACAAAATATGGGTGAACCCTCAGAAATGGCATTGTTAAGTCGTTTGCATTGGTGGACAGTAGAATATGGTTTAATTGGGACTTTAGAAGATCCTAAAATTTACGGCGCAGGTTTGTTGTCCTCTATTGGCGAAAGCGCTACTTGCATGAGCAAAGATGTTCCAAAATTGCTATATGATTCTAATGCAATTCATTATTCATACGATATCACAAAACCACAACCTCAATTATTTGTGACCCCTAATTTTCAAAATTTGATGGATGTTCTGGAAGATTTTGCTAATAGTATGGCTTTTAGAACAGGTGGTTGGTCCGGGATTTCAAAGGCTATTGAGTGCCAAAATACTTGCACTGCAGTATATAGTTCAGGACTTCAAGTTACAGGAGTATTTAGTTTGTTCTATAGAGATCATAACAATAATTTGTCTTTTATTAAAACAGAGGGTCCTACTTCTTTAGCGTGTAATGATGCTGAATTACCCAATCAAGGAAGTGATTATCATGCTGCTGGATTTTCGTCTCCTGTCGGTAAGTTGAATTCTTTAGAGGTTTCATTAGAAGACGCCTCTCAGGAAGATTTAGAAAAACTCCATATTGCAATTGGTAGTTTTGCCCAATTGGTTTTTGAAAGTGGTATTCAAGTTAGTGGAACCGTGCTTAATATTCTTAAGAATGGTGATAAAATTATTCTCATTAGTTTTGAAAATTGTACTGTCCTTGATCAAGATTTGAAAGTATTGTTTTTACCAGAATGGGGAATTTATGATATGGCAGTGGGTGAGAAGATTGTATCTGTATTTAATGGAGTTGCTGATAAGTCAAAATGCGTTATTCAAGAATCTGTTACCACTCAAAAAAGCAATAATCTTTGCTTCTCTGCTGAAGAACTAAGATTACAAGCTATTTATGCAACAATTCGTCAGATTAGAGAGAAACAAGAAGAATTTGCAAAACTACCTGAGTTGGCTCAGGAAATTATGGAAGTTTATCCTCATGATTGGTTGAGCTTGTTAGAAATATATGAAATAGCTAAAACGGCTGATTTCGATCACTCATTTAGTACTGATTTGCGAAATCATTTAAATACAAAAATTAAAGAAAATCCTAACTTTAGTAAGTTAATTTCTGATGGATTAATGGTAATTGAAACTTTAAGTTAA